The following proteins are encoded in a genomic region of Streptomyces collinus Tu 365:
- a CDS encoding phage tail protein gives MSRAAVPGLPSRHPIGGQLPALYADDDFAQRFTAGLDTVLAPVFATLDNLPAYLDPRVTPTDFLAWLASWVGADDDPRWPVELRREAVVRAVELHRWRGTRRGLVEALHLALGVHAEVTDDGGAWWSHTAGADLPPEPPGEPLVRVWPDREAQVDVHRVREIVRAMCPVHTVCRVEVLPGPPADEGR, from the coding sequence ATGAGCCGGGCCGCCGTACCCGGCCTGCCGAGCCGTCACCCGATCGGCGGGCAACTGCCCGCCCTGTACGCCGACGACGACTTCGCGCAACGCTTCACCGCCGGCCTCGACACCGTCCTCGCCCCCGTGTTCGCGACCCTCGACAACCTGCCCGCCTACCTCGATCCCCGGGTCACCCCGACGGACTTCCTGGCCTGGCTGGCGTCCTGGGTGGGCGCCGACGACGACCCGCGGTGGCCCGTGGAACTGCGCCGCGAGGCGGTCGTCCGCGCGGTGGAGCTGCACCGGTGGCGCGGCACCAGGCGCGGCCTGGTCGAAGCCCTGCACCTCGCGCTCGGCGTGCACGCCGAGGTGACCGACGACGGCGGCGCGTGGTGGTCGCACACCGCCGGAGCCGACCTGCCGCCCGAGCCCCCCGGCGAACCCCTGGTCCGGGTGTGGCCGGACCGCGAGGCGCAGGTGGACGTGCACCGCGTCCGCGAGATCGTCCGGGCCATGTGCCCGGTGCACACCGTCTGCCGGGTGGAGGTCCTGCCCGGCCCACCCGCCGACGAAGGGAGGTGA
- a CDS encoding putative baseplate assembly protein, with amino-acid sequence MALPSPNLDDRRFQQLVDEAKRYVQQRAPEWTDHNVSDPGVTLIETFAYLVDQLLYRLNRVPDKNYTAFLDLLDIRLFPPAAAAADVDFWLSAPQPDTVVLPAGTEVTTVRGESDEPVVFATKDELHILPSELTRLVTASRTGEQTDRTREINEGSDVPCFQAAPEPGDALLFGLPTAVPRCVVAVHLDSRVEGVGVDPRQPPLVWEAWDGGGWRVCETGEDTTGGLNRPGEVIVHVPAGHTASVIGGTRAGWLRCRVTEAEPGQPFYSESPTVREAAVFTVGGTMSVEHAETVTDVPLGTSEGVAGQTFRLGRPPVLLDGEPPVVEVSSAEGWQRWEVVEHFGRSGPDDRHVRVDATNGEFGFPPVLREPDGTLRQCGAVPPKGARIRVARYRTGGGPAGNVARGAISVLLSSVPYIARVTNREAARGGVAGETLANAKLRAPDALRMQERAVTAEDYEVISRQAAPSVRRVRCLPAAEGGAGAVRVLVVPDAVADEGDDRLRFEQLIPSDQVLRAITASLDERRLIGTRLVVEPPVYQGVTVVARLAAAPGDTAGVRDAALAALFRHLNPLHGGPDGTGWPFGRPVQYGEVFGVLQRATGNALIEEIRLFPADPITGRRGAPVDRVDVAAGALVFSYQHQVVVTAFEPEAGR; translated from the coding sequence ATGGCCCTGCCCTCCCCCAACCTGGACGACCGCCGGTTCCAGCAACTCGTCGACGAGGCGAAGCGGTACGTGCAGCAGCGCGCCCCGGAGTGGACCGACCACAACGTCTCCGACCCGGGCGTCACCCTGATCGAGACGTTCGCCTATCTCGTGGACCAGCTGCTGTACCGGCTGAACCGGGTCCCGGACAAGAACTACACCGCGTTCCTCGACCTGCTGGACATCCGGCTGTTCCCGCCGGCCGCGGCCGCCGCCGACGTCGACTTCTGGCTGTCGGCGCCGCAGCCCGACACAGTGGTGCTGCCCGCGGGCACCGAGGTGACGACCGTGCGCGGCGAGAGCGACGAGCCCGTGGTGTTCGCGACCAAGGACGAACTGCACATCCTGCCGAGCGAGTTGACGCGTCTGGTGACCGCGTCCCGGACCGGCGAGCAGACCGACCGGACCAGGGAGATCAACGAGGGCAGCGACGTGCCCTGCTTCCAGGCGGCACCGGAGCCGGGCGACGCGCTGCTGTTCGGCCTGCCGACGGCGGTGCCGCGCTGCGTCGTCGCGGTGCACCTGGACAGCCGCGTCGAGGGCGTCGGCGTGGACCCGCGCCAGCCCCCGCTGGTGTGGGAGGCGTGGGACGGCGGCGGCTGGCGGGTGTGCGAGACCGGCGAGGACACCACCGGCGGCCTGAACCGGCCCGGCGAGGTCATCGTCCACGTACCGGCCGGACACACGGCGTCGGTGATCGGCGGCACCCGGGCCGGCTGGCTGCGCTGCCGCGTCACCGAGGCGGAACCGGGCCAGCCGTTCTACTCGGAGTCCCCGACGGTGCGCGAGGCGGCGGTGTTCACCGTGGGCGGCACCATGTCCGTCGAACACGCCGAGACCGTGACCGACGTGCCGCTCGGCACCTCGGAGGGGGTCGCAGGGCAGACGTTCCGGCTCGGCCGCCCGCCGGTCCTCCTCGACGGAGAGCCCCCCGTGGTGGAGGTGTCCTCGGCCGAGGGCTGGCAACGCTGGGAGGTCGTCGAGCACTTCGGCCGCTCCGGGCCCGACGACCGGCACGTCCGCGTGGACGCCACCAACGGCGAGTTCGGCTTCCCGCCGGTGCTGCGCGAGCCCGACGGCACGCTGCGGCAGTGCGGCGCCGTACCGCCCAAGGGCGCCCGGATCCGGGTGGCCCGCTACCGCACCGGTGGCGGGCCGGCGGGCAACGTCGCGCGCGGCGCGATCTCCGTGCTGCTCAGCTCCGTTCCGTACATCGCCCGGGTCACCAACCGGGAGGCGGCGCGCGGCGGCGTAGCCGGCGAGACCCTCGCCAACGCCAAGCTGCGGGCTCCGGACGCCCTGCGGATGCAGGAGCGCGCGGTGACCGCCGAGGACTACGAGGTCATCAGCCGCCAGGCGGCGCCCTCGGTGCGCCGGGTCCGCTGTCTGCCCGCCGCGGAGGGCGGCGCGGGTGCGGTACGGGTCCTTGTGGTGCCGGACGCGGTCGCCGACGAGGGCGACGACCGGCTCCGTTTCGAGCAGCTGATCCCCTCCGACCAGGTGCTCCGGGCGATCACCGCGAGCCTCGACGAGCGACGCCTGATCGGCACCCGCCTCGTCGTCGAGCCGCCGGTCTACCAGGGCGTCACCGTCGTGGCCCGGCTCGCGGCGGCACCGGGCGACACCGCCGGAGTGCGCGACGCGGCGCTCGCCGCACTGTTCCGCCACCTCAACCCGCTGCACGGCGGACCGGACGGCACCGGATGGCCGTTCGGGCGGCCGGTGCAGTACGGGGAGGTGTTCGGCGTGCTGCAACGCGCCACCGGCAACGCGCTGATCGAGGAGATCCGGCTGTTCCCCGCCGACCCGATCACCGGGCGGCGCGGCGCTCCGGTGGACCGCGTCGACGTGGCCGCGGGTGCGCTGGTCTTCTCCTACCAGCACCAGGTGGTCGTCACGGCCTTCGAGCCGGAGGCGGGGAGATGA
- a CDS encoding GPW/gp25 family protein, protein MSERFIGRGWGFPLRVGPTGGIGMVEREQEIEEAIRLVLGTAPGERPMRPEFGCGIHDYVFAPGDGATAGRIAQQVREALERWEPRIAVDDVVVAFDAIEDGTLYIDVHYTLRSTNDRRNLVFPFYTIPSEEGAEELVAD, encoded by the coding sequence ATGAGCGAGCGGTTCATCGGACGGGGCTGGGGCTTCCCGCTGCGGGTCGGGCCGACCGGCGGCATCGGCATGGTCGAGCGGGAACAGGAGATCGAGGAGGCGATCCGCCTCGTGCTCGGCACGGCACCCGGCGAACGCCCGATGCGCCCCGAGTTCGGCTGCGGCATCCACGACTACGTCTTCGCCCCCGGCGACGGCGCCACCGCCGGACGTATCGCGCAGCAGGTGCGCGAGGCCCTGGAGCGGTGGGAGCCGCGCATCGCGGTGGACGACGTGGTGGTCGCCTTCGACGCGATCGAGGACGGCACCCTCTACATCGACGTGCACTACACCCTGCGTTCCACCAACGACCGGCGCAACCTGGTCTTTCCCTTCTACACGATCCCCTCCGAGGAGGGGGCCGAGGAATTGGTCGCCGACTGA